Genomic segment of Chryseobacterium culicis:
CTCCAATCTTACTGATGCTTTCGGTGATATACCTTTATCTGAAGCCGTGAGAGTTGAAGAAAATATTTTAAAACCAAAATATGATAAGCAGAAAGAGGTCTACATCCAGCTGTTAAACGATCTGAAAACAGCCAATTCTCTATTCAATACCAACCAGGCATTAACGGAAACAGATTTGTTTTATAATACCAATACCAACAGCCAGACCGGTATCTTAGGATGGAAGAAATTCTGTAACTCCCTTTCATTAAGATTACTGACCAGAATTCTAAGCAGAAACGGAGAAGTAAATGTATATGAAAGAATCCAGGAAATTGTGAATAATCCTACTCAATATCCTGTTTTCCAAAATAATACAGACAGTGCAGTACTGCCACTTTCCGGAATATCTCCATACTTACCTCCAATAGCTCGTCCACAGGATTTTACCGCTTACAGGGCAGCAGGCGAGTTTTTTGTAAATGCGATGAAAGATAATAATGATCCCAGGATGAGTCTGTTTTTTACGAAAGCAAAGGCCACATCGGGAGAAGATCTTGGCTATAAAGGAGCTCCATCAGGATATGCTCTGGGAACATCTTTCAACTATCAGCCTTCTAACCTTAACCAAAACCTTGCAAAAGCACCTTTAAAAATATTAATTATGACCTATTCTGAAGTTCAGTTTATTCTGGCAGAATTGGTTAACAAAGGAATCATCGCAGGAAACCAGCAGACCTACTACGAAACCGGGGTAAAATCAATTATTGAACAATGGGGAGCAACAGTTCCTGCCAATTATTTCAGTAATACCAAAGTGGCTTATGACGGCTCTCTGGAAAAAATTATGCTTCAGAAATACATTTCCCTGTTTTTTGTAGACCATCAGCAATGGTATGAATTCAGACGTACAAAACTGCCTGTACTGCCTAATAACGGAGGTCTTCAGAACGGAGGGCAGATGCCTGTGAGATTCATGTATCCTACCGCTACAAAAGTGATGAATACGGATAATTATAATGCCGCCGTACAATCCATGGGAGGAGACAATATCAACGTAAAAATGTGGTGGAATAAATAATATCCTTAATTGAAAAATTAAAAAATAATTTAAAGATTTAAAAATTATGAGTATCAATATAAAATTTTTAATGCCTTGTGTATTGGTTTCAGCAATGGCATTCTCACAAGCTTCTGTTTCCGGATATGTATACGAAGACAGTAATAAAAATCAAAAAAAAGAAAACCGCGAAAAAGGAATTGAAGGAGTAGCTGTTTCCAATGGTGTTCAGGTAGTTCTTACTGATAGAAACGGACGATACAGCCTGCCGGTTCAGGAAGATCAGACTATTTTTGTGATCAAGCCTTCAGGATATCAAACCGCTTTGAATGCAAATAACTTACCTCAGTTTTATTACCATCATAAACCCAAAGGTTCTCCGGCGGATTTTAAATACAAAGGCGTTGCTCCTACAGGAGATCTTCCCAAAGAATTGAACTTTCCACTTTATAAACAAAATGAAAACAAAAATTTTGATATCCTTGTTTTCGGTGATCCACAGCCTTACACAGAGAAAGAACTGGATTACTTCAAAAGAGGAATTGTAAATGAAGTGAAGAACACCAAGAAAAATGCTGTGTTGGGAATCAGTCTGGGAGATTTGGTAGGAGACAATCTAAGCCTTCAGAAGCCTTATGCAGAAGTGATGAAAGAAGTGGGACTGCCTTGGTACAATGTGATGGGAAATCATGACATGAACTATGATGCGAAGGAAGATAACCTTTCCGATGAAACCTTCGAGTCTAATTTTGGTCCTGCCAATTATTCCTTCAATTACGGCAATGTACACTTCATCATTCTGGATGATATTCTTTATCCGGATCCGAGAGATGGTAAAGGATATTGGGGAGGTTTCCGTGAAGATCAGCTCCAGTTTATAGAAAACGACCTGAAGCTGGTTGATAAAAATAAACTGATCGTTATATCTTTCCATATTCCATTGGAACATAAAAATGAGGATAGCTTCAGAAATGTGGACCGTCAGAAATTATTTGATTTCCTGAACCCTTTCCAGAATGTATTGCTTTTGTCCGCACATACTCATATCCAACAACAGATTTTCTATGGTAAAAAAGCAGGCTGGAACGGTATTAAAGAATTACACGAATATAACGTAGGAACCACTTGTGGCGACTGGTATTCAGGAACACCGGATGATGCCGGACTTCCTACTTCAACGATGAGAGACGGAACGGCCAAAGGATATTCATTCATCAGCTTTACAGACAATCAATATAAAGTAAAATACAAAACAGCCGGAAAACCGGAAGACTATCAAATTAAATTATATATCCCAAAAGTGATTCCTTCTTCAAGAACGTCAGCAAAAGTATTGGCTAATTTCTTCATGGGAAGCAAAAAAGACAAAGTAGAATACAGAATCGATGGTGGTAAATGGGAAGAAATGGAGTATGATGAAACCATAGACCCGAATTTTGCCCTTTCTGTTTTCAAATGGGATTCTACAGAGAATATTCTTCCGGGAAGAAGACCTTCCAATCCTGAAATGTCAAAACATATCTGGGAAGCAGACTTTCCTAAAAAATTATCATTAGGAAAACATAAAGTTGAGGTAAGGGCTGTTGACATGTACGGAAATGAATTCTCATCTTCAGAAGAGTTTGAAGTGCAGAATTCAATTCAGATTCCTTAAGCTTTTTATTTTTTTTACTATACTTTTTTTAGATTTTGAAACCGGTTCTTATGAGCCGGTTTTAATTTTATTAGAGGCTTAGATTAACCACAAAAGTCACAAAAGTTTTTTTACCTATAATTTGGGGGATAAGAAGTACATTTAAGTTGTATAAAAAATCTACGTTTTCATCTTATGTGAACTTTTATACAGGAGGATTATAACTTTTAAATATTCTCAATGTTAATCATCTTTTGTGACTTTTTTGGTTGAATAAAATATAAGTTAAATCTGTATTTTCACCGCTTCGTAAAAATGTTCTTTCGTAACTTTGTATAAAGAAAAGTATTACTACTATGAATATAAACGGAAAAAATGCCATCGTAACAGGTGGTGGAAGAGGATTAGGGAAAGCTGTAGCATTAGCTTTGGCCAATGAAGGAGTAAACGTTGCCATTACAGGAAGAAATGAGGAAAACCTTAAAATGACAGTTGAAGAAATCAAAAGACTGGGCGTAAACTCGGCCTATGCAGTTTTTTCTGTAGACAATGAAATTCAGGTAAAAGCGGGAATAGAATCTTTGGCAGAACAATTGGGAGGTATTGATATTCTGATCAATAATGCTGGAATCGGAGACTTCGGAAGTATCGAAGAAATGCCTTCTGAAACATGGGAGCAGGTGATTAAAACCAATCTGTTTGGGGTATACTATGCAGCCAAAGCAGCGCATCCATTTATGAAAGCTAAAGGGGAAGGTGATATTGTAAACGTAGCTTCCACAGCAGGACTTAAAGGTGGTCCAAATATGTCAGCCTATGCAGCTTCAAAAGCAGCCGTAGTATCTCTTTCTCAATCTATGATGGCAGAATGGAGAAAACAAAATATCCGTGTGATTACGCTTACTCCAAGTACCATTGCTTCGGATATGAGCATCCAGGGTGGACTTACCGATGGAAATCCTGATAAAGTATTACAACCGGAAGACTTTGCAGAATGGGTAAGAGATATCCTGAAAATGAACAGAAGAGCGCTGATCGCAAACGGTTCAATCTTCTCTACCAATCCATAATAAGGTTTAAAATTTAAAGTTCAAGATTTAAAGTTTACAGTTGTCAGCAAAGAACTGTTAATCTTCCATGAACAATGAAATTCAATAGGAGCGGGCTTTAGCCCGCTTTTTCTTTTCATAAGCTCTAATGACTTTAGTCAAAACTTATAATTTTTTAGCATTTCAAAAATCTGTGTCATCTGTGCAATCCGTGGGATAAAAAATCATAACTTAAACTTTCCGTATCATATTCATTAATAGAAGCGGGCTTTAGCCCGCTTTCTTTTTTACGTTTCCATTTAGGCTTTAGCCAAAAACTGGAATTTCTTGCATTTCAAAAAATCTGGGAATTTATTTCCATGTCTTTTATAATAAGTTTTGGCTAAAGCCAATGGAATTTGTCTTGATTTTGAAGACGGGCTAAAGCCCGTCCCTATTGAATATATGATGGTAATAATCTGCGTAATCCGTGCAATCTGTGGGATAAAAATTCCACAAATAAAACTTTCCTATCTTATTCATTCAATAAAACTGGCTTTCATCCCTTTAAAAAAAATAAAAATCCCCGGTTTCAGCCAAAAATCACAACTTCATTTTTTTAACCGTAATAACATTAGTATTTTTGCAGCAAATTAGTCACATGCAAAATTATTTAGAATTCAATTTCAAAATTTCTCCATTACAACCTTGGAATGAGATATTAATGGCGGAACTTATAGAAATAGGTTTCGACAGCTTTACAGAAGAAATTGACGGAATTTTAGGATATATTCAGACAGAATTGTTTCAGGAAGAGCAGTTGAAAGCACTTCCGATCTTTGAAAACGAAAATGTAAAAATTGAATATTCTTTCGAAGAAATGCCGAATATCAACTGGAATGAAGAATGGGAAAAGAATTTTTCTCCCATCAATATTGATGATAAGGTATTGATCAGAGCTGAGTTCCATGAATCTGTACCAGGAATGCATGAAATTATCATTCAGCCTAAAATGTCTTTTGGAACAGGGCATCATCCTACCACCCATTTGATGATCCAGCAAATGATGGATATTGATTTCAATGGTAAAAAAGTATTGGATATGGGATGCGGAACTTCTGTATTGGCTATTTATGCAAAACAGCAGGGAGCAGGCGATACAAAAGCCATCGATATTGATGAATGGTCCGTGGAAAATTCAAAAGAAAATTCTGTAAGAAACAATGTAGAATTGGATATTGAACAGGGAACGGCTGAAAACTTAGGAAAAGAGAACTATGATATTATTCTGGCCAATATCAACAGAAATATCCTTATTTCAGATATTCCAACTTATGTTTCAGTATTGAATAACGGAGGAAAACTATTGCTTTCAGGGTTATGTTTCTTTGATGTGGATGATATTCTGGAAGTATGCAAAGAAAGCGGCCTTGAACTTAAAAAGAAGCTACAGCGTGAAGAATGGGTAAGTCTTCTGCTTGAAAAATAACACACAAAAAACAAAATACGAATATGAAAACTTTATGGACAGCTTTATTCTTACTGATGCTGCAGTTTTTTACTGCTCAGGAAAATGAAGTATATGCAGATGGTGTCTTTGGTTTTGAAGAAAATAAAACCCAGAAGATCTTTACAGACCGTACCCGTGTGAGATTGGATCCTGGAGTGAATGCTCAGATAATAGACTCATTGTATACTAATCAGCAGATCATGATTCTTAAAAAAGAAGATGGCGTTTTAAAACTGGGCGAAAGAGCCGCTAATTGGTATAAAATCTCTTATCAGAAGGGAGAAAATACATTGGAAGGATATATCTGGGGAGGTAATCTTTCTGTAGGATATCGTAACAAAAACGGCTATGATTTCCTTTTTGGGCTTTCCAAAACGATAGACAGAAAGAATAAAGAATACAATGAGATCCAAAAACAGAATATTGCCGGAATAAAAGTAATGGAAGGAAATACACTTATTGATGAGGTGTATTTTGATACAGGAAGAGGAGAAGAATTGAGTTCAGCATCTTTCAATGTTGAAAGCAGTCACAAGCTTCAAAATGTAGAATTCACTCTTAAGGCAATGGTTTCCGGAGAAGCCTGCGGAATTGCAAGCTATGATCAGTATGTTCTTTTTAAAGATAAAAAACTGATTACACTTCCACAATTAATGAACGTAGGGGATGCAGGAGCTTTTTATCACAGCGAAGAATATGTTTTTCCGAATGATAAAGGAGGAATTTCCAACGCATTTATCCTAAAAGTGGAAGATATGGAAGTGGATGAAAAAGACAGAGAGAAAAAGAAAAGCTCTTCCAAAACTTATCTTTGGAACGGAAGTTCCTATAAACTGAAATAATAGTATGTATTTCCAATAAATTAAACCGTTGTATCCACAGCGGTTTTTTTTATAAAGATGAGAAGACTCTTTTACAGTTGAAAAAAATCGAATACATTTAGAAGATAAAAAAGCAAATGGACATACTTGAAGATTTACTTCCCATTCTATTTTCAGTTTTTGTAGGCGGTATCATTGGAATTGAAAGAGAATACCAGTTAAAGTCAGCCGGATTAAGAACCATGATTCTGGTGACACTGGGAGCCTGTATTTTTACCATGCTATCCATGAGTTTGGGCGGCCCTGGAAGTCCTGACCGTATTGCCGCCAATATTATCACAGGAATAGGATTCGTTGGAGCTGGAGTTATTTTTAAAGAAGAAAACAGGGTTTCTGGTCTTACAACTGCGGTTACCATATGGATTTGTGCTTCTCTGGGTATGACAATAGGAGCCGGATATTATCAGGAAGCAATTATAGGTTCTGTAGTTGTTTTTCTGTTGCTTATTATGTTCAAATATGTTCAGGATATTATTGACAGAATAAGTGTGCGTTATACCTATCAGATTACAATTCCCTATGAAGATGGAGTGGTGGAGAAATATGAGTCTATCTTCAATGAACATGGACTGAAATCGATCAGAGGAAAACAGGTAAAAAGCGGAGAAAAATACACCATTATCTGGCGTGTTCAGGGAGCAGCAAGAAAACACGAAGTTTGTACAAAAATCTTACTTAACGATTTATCCATTGAAGAATTCCGATTTTAAATAAAAATCAAAATAAATCCATATTATCCGCAAACATCTGTGAAAATCCGTGCAATATGTGGGAAAAAACAGATTCAAAAAATCATTTAAACATAAAAAAATAGGACTGGAAAAACCAATCCTACCCAAACATGATTAAGTGTATAGTTTAGCCATCAATGGCTATAAGGAATTAAAGCACAAAAAGATTTTTATTGATCCTTAATCAATGTTCCTTACTACTAATTAAACTAACTAAGTGACCTTTCGGCAGCGTTTACCATGTAAAAGTAGGGCGTCTTCTCATCCATTGACGTAAAAGATAAACTGATTCAGCGAAATAGATCAGTGAAACGGAATTTTCATCCAATGAAACGGATAGGGAAGAGGGAAATTGTTTTCTGCTTTTGTTAATTTTTGTTTTGCTGTACGATCCAGTCGTTGACCTTAATAACCTCTGCCTGCCTAGGAAAAACCTTTCTCATCAATACGTCATATACTTCTTCATCTCCGTCTTTACAACAGTCTTCAATCACGGTAAGGTCGTAATCTTTATCAGCAGCCTCTCTTAGCGTAGATAAAACAACCCCGCTGGTAGAAACTCCTGTCAGTAACAAATGTCTAACATCCAGTCCGCGGAGAACGACTTCAAGATCACTTCCTGTAAAAGCACTGAATCTTCTTTTGGTAATAACGACATCCTCCTCTTCAGGACTAAGTTCAGGATGAATGGCCATCCATTCTTTCATATTGACATTCGCCATATGTTGTTGAAGACCTGAAAATACTTTGTTATGAGCGCTTATTTCCGGCATTCCTTGTCTGAACCCGATGACAACATAAATAACCGGAATTTGGCGGTGTTTTGCAGCTTTAATAACCTTTTTAACGTTGGAGACCACCTGTTCAGGATCACTTAAACTGCTTACTATTGACGATTGCATGTCCATCACCAACAATGCTGTTTTTGTTTTTTCCATTTTAATTATACTTTATTGATAAATTGTTCCTCTGATTCTTCCAATAGCTGGGGATTGACAGCTTCAGTCTTATTTTTCTTAAATAATAAACGTCTAAAGACAATCACAATTAAAATTCCTGAAATCCCTTCCAGTAATAAAGTTTTGGGAGCTCCTATTTTCTCGGAGATAAATCCAATAAGTACACTTCCCAAAGGCAGCATCCCAAATATAGCAGTCAATAAGATGCTTATTGCTCTTGACCGCATTTCAGGAATCACTTCAGACTGCACAATAATGTTGCATGTGGTAAATTGTGCCACACCTCCCAATCCCGTTAATGCTGCAAAGAACATGGACCAGTAGAAATTGGTGGCATAAGAAAAACATATCAGCCCAATACTCAGAATAGCTGTACTCAGAATCAGAATGTTTCTCATAGAGGCTCCTTTCTTCAGTGAAGCCAGAAATACAGTTCCGAGTACCGCCCCAATCCCAATGAAGCTTGAAATATAACCGAATGTTTTAGCATCCCCTTTAAAAATTTCCTTTGCATAAACAGGAATCAAAGTATCGTAGGGTAAGATCAACAGGCCTGTAATACTCAGCATAATGATGACCAGACTGATAGAAGGTTCTTTTTTCAGGTATCTGAAACCCTCTGCCAGTTCTGTGAAAGTTCCTTTTTTAGTCGTTTTTTTAGGAATGATCTTTATTTTCATCAGCGAAATGGAAAGCATTACTGCGGCAAAGCTGGCTGCATTAATGAGAAAACAGGTTCCGGCTCCAAACTTTTGAAGGATAATTCCGGATAGGGCAGGACCTGCCAGTTTTGCAATACTTGCCATGGCTGCACTTAGAGAAAGGGCACTGGGAAGATCTTCATCATCTGTTACCACTTCATTGATCATAGCCTGCCGTGCCGGAATATCATAGGCGTTGATAATTCCGAGGAAAACACTAAGTACAATGAAGCTCCAAATATTCTGATGTCCGGTCATTACCAGGAATGCCAGTAAAGATGCCTGAATTAATGATAAAATTTGAGTGATCTGTATAATTTTATAGCGATTGTACCGGTCTGCAGCCACACCACCAAAAGCTGAAAATAAAAATGAAGGGAATTGTTCTGCAAAAATGGTGAGCCCCAGCATAAAAGCAGACTGCGTCATGCTGTATACCACCCATACCACGGCTGTACGCTGCATCCATGTCCCAAATTGTGAGACAGAACGCCCGAAAAAATACAAAGTATAATTGGTGCTTTTGAAAGCCCGGAATGTACTGATATTACTTAGTTTGTTCATTTTTTTTGAAATAGACTATTTGACAAATAATGTAAAAGTGTCAAAATTTGGATAAAAAATTTTAACTGATGTGCTTAATAACCATAGAAGTCAATGTGTTCACGGTATTGTTTAAGCTTTCAAAATTGTTTTTTAAGCTCATTTCACGCCTTATTCCTCTGATACTGCTCTGTAGAATGAAGATTATGGTTTCCTGCTCTTCAATGGCCACTTCCGGAATTGAACCTTTGGTAATGCCTGTTGAAAATAAATTGAGCAGAAGATTTCTTTCCGCTTCCATCATTCGGTTGTGGGCATCGGTAATATGTTTTGATTTCTCTTCATGATCCATTCCTGCTTCAATAGCTCTGAAAAATGAAGATCTTTCTTCTGAGGTCTTCACTTTAGCAAGACAAAACTCCTGAATCTTTCCTTCGAAAGTTCTTTTCTTCTTCATCTTGGAATCAATCTCAGAAATCACTTCTTTGATCAGGTTTTCCAGAACTGCCTGGAACACTTCCTCGCGATTTTTATAATAGTAATAAATTGAGGTTCTGCTTTTACCCACTGCTTTTGAAATGTCATCCATTGTCACCTTCTTTAAACCATACTTCAAATACAGCCCTGAAGCGGTATCCAGGATTTGTTGGGAAAGCTGATCTTGTTCTGTGTGAGATGACATTGTCTGAAAATTGTCTGAAATATGAGTACAAAAATAAAATATTTTTGACAAAAAAACAAATTTTGTCAAATTGTTGGTAGGTTTTTATTTTTTAATGCCGCTTAGAAAAATCTTAAAATAAGGTAATGTAAAAAATAAACTTTGCGTTTAATAAAAAAGACTCACTGTTTCCAGTAAGTCTTTAAGTGAGTGCGAAAGGATTCGAACCTTTGCCGTCCCGATTTAAATCGGGATGCTCTATTTCGTGAGCTATAATCATATTTTTGAATAAGGGTAAAAACAAAAAAGACTCACTGTTTCCAGTAAGTCTTTAAGTGAGCGCGAAAGGATTCGAACCTTTGCCGTCCCGATTTAAATCGGGATGCTCTATTTCGTGAGCTATAATAATATTTTTGAATAAGGGTAAAAACAAAAAAGACTCACTGTTTCCAGTAAGTCTTTAAGTGAGCGCGAAAGGATTCGAACCTTTGCCGTCCCGATTTAAATCGGGATGCTCTATTTCGTGAGCTATAATCATATTTTTGAATAAGGGTAAAAACAAAAAAGACTCACTGTTTCCAGTAAGTCTTTAAGTGAGCGCGAAAGGATTCGAACCTTTGCCGTCCCGATTTAAATCGGGATGCTCTATTTCGTGAGCTATAATAATATTTTTGAATAAGGGTAAAAACAAAAAAGACTCACTGTTTCCAGTAAGTCTTTAAGTGAGCGCGAAAGGATTCGAACCTTTGACCGTCTGCTTAGAAGGCAGATGCTCTATCCAGCTGAGCTACGCACCCATTAAGTAATTTTGAGAAAACTACTAAAACAGTCGGGGCGGCAGGATTCGAACCTGCGACCTCCTGGTCCCAAACCAGGCGCGATGACCGGACTACGCTACGCCCCGAGGGTGTCATCAGTAACGATATTTACTTCGTTTTTGCGGTTGCAAAGGTACAATACTTTTTCAAATAAAAAAATAAAATGAAGAATAATTTTAAATTAATTTTTCGTGAAAACTTTTTTGTTACCTTTACCCGGCTAATAACCATTGACTTATCTTGTTTTAAAAATGATGAAAAAATTTTCATTTTTTTTCTCCTTTATTTCATTTTTAAGACCTGAACCGTTTGTTTATGGGAGTTCGTTTTTAAGATAACTGGAAATGAAAAAAGAAGAATTTTATCAAATTTATATCCCCGTATTGGAAAAGGCTTTTCAAAATGATTCCATTAATTTGGGGTTTTATGTCAAATCTCCGGAAAATTATATGGATGATGAACTTGCTGGTAAAGTTGAACAATACTTAGAAGAACATGAAGATACATTTCTTGAAAAAGTTGCTTATTATTTTGATGCAAAATCTCACAACTTTCCCTCAGTTCAAAATGTTCTTATCGACTTATATAAAGCAGATCTAATGAATGAAATGGAACTGATAAAAAAGGAATTTATACAATGAAATCTAAAAATGTAAATCTAAAAACCGGATATGTTTTTATTCTACTCAATTGTTTTTTGATCATGTTATCATCTTGTTGTAAGAATGAAAAATTTGTAACCCATAGAATTTCCAATATATCCTTAAGTTTACCCCAATCATTTGTTGTGAAAAAAGAACTTGCTGAAGATTCTCAGGTATTTAGTATCAACGCCCGGAATAAGCGTGTCGGATATATTTATTATGGTGATTATAAGCCCTTTGAGGAAGATTCTTTTTTCATTACTGATGATAAAGAATTATATGAAAAATATAAAAACAGAGAGTTAAAAGCTTATTTCTCAAAAAATACTGAAAGAGATAGTAAAAATGGTATTTTTAATGTTAATTATTATTACTACGATACAATCAATAAATGCAGAGCACAAATTATGATGCCGAAAAAAGCAAATAAAGGACTTATCGGAATCCATTTTGACAGCGTAGATATTTACAAAAATAAAATGGCAATTATTGTGAATGATTTGAGTGAAGAAAATAAAGAACTGTTTTTAAAAATCTTTAAAACCATTAAAATCAATTCTGCTCAACATTAATGTTAGTAAAAAATAAAATACAAAGTGATCATTACTCAATTACATATACTAGACTGGTACGATGATATTATAACTTCAGTTACTTTATTTGAAAATGATGTATATGTTTTTAATTGCATTCAAAAAGATGTTAATAATGGAGAGAAAACATATTACTGTGTAAAAATAGATGAAATATCATCTCAGCAAATTCGGGATGTAATAGAGAAAAAGAAACTTACTACAAGTGATTGGAATGTTATCAATTTGATTTTTGAAAAGAATAATAAAAATGATCATGTTTTTTTATTGAAGGCAGAATCATTATTCATTGGCTCTGATATTATTTTTAAGAAAATAAAAAAAACGGATATCAGATCTATTAAGCTTCCTTTTGATATTTCAACTTTACATACTACAGCAAAATAATAATGAAGGATATATTTCAGTTTAAAATTCTGATTCATGAAAATCTGTCGGATACTTTTATTATCGAAAAATTTATTGTTTTTCTTGAAGAGCGTTTGGTGTATTGGGGTGGAGGCGGTTCTGATAATCAAATAAACGGAAGTCTATATACTGATGAGAATGTGATGATTACTATTAATGATTTTATAAAAGAGTTTGTTACATTTTTCATCAATCTTAAAATTGAGATCAGTAAAATTGAGATTAATATTGAATATGGTTATTCTCACTCTTTTGTATGATGATTTTATGAAGACCCATTTATCATTGCCTATACACATGAGCCGTTGGAAGATATAAAAAACCAAAGTATATAAGCATTTATCGAAAATTCCACTAAATTTTTATGAAAAAATATACAGATACCAATACCTATTACCTGTCAAATTTTTTAAGCAGCGATGAGATGCATTATGAGAATCTTTGGTTGTTTTATAATCGTGGAGATAGGTTTCAGCTGGGTGATTTTTTTCATGATCAAAAAAAAGTTTATTCTTTTTTATGGGAATATGGAGATACGGATATTTTAATGAAAATTGATGAATGGAAAAGAGCTTTCAGGAGAAATAATATTGAAATTTTACAGGAATCTAAGTTTCATAGCCGGAACTACTTATCATCTGGACAAAAGGTATATCTGGACTGCCTGGAAACCGATTTTATCACTGCTGATGAAAAATTTAATGACATTACAGCCTATGATATCGGACAACGCTTTGTTCAAATTGTGACCGATGAACATAT
This window contains:
- a CDS encoding MFS transporter, whose protein sequence is MNKLSNISTFRAFKSTNYTLYFFGRSVSQFGTWMQRTAVVWVVYSMTQSAFMLGLTIFAEQFPSFLFSAFGGVAADRYNRYKIIQITQILSLIQASLLAFLVMTGHQNIWSFIVLSVFLGIINAYDIPARQAMINEVVTDDEDLPSALSLSAAMASIAKLAGPALSGIILQKFGAGTCFLINAASFAAVMLSISLMKIKIIPKKTTKKGTFTELAEGFRYLKKEPSISLVIIMLSITGLLILPYDTLIPVYAKEIFKGDAKTFGYISSFIGIGAVLGTVFLASLKKGASMRNILILSTAILSIGLICFSYATNFYWSMFFAALTGLGGVAQFTTCNIIVQSEVIPEMRSRAISILLTAIFGMLPLGSVLIGFISEKIGAPKTLLLEGISGILIVIVFRRLLFKKNKTEAVNPQLLEESEEQFINKV
- a CDS encoding cysteine hydrolase family protein — protein: MEKTKTALLVMDMQSSIVSSLSDPEQVVSNVKKVIKAAKHRQIPVIYVVIGFRQGMPEISAHNKVFSGLQQHMANVNMKEWMAIHPELSPEEEDVVITKRRFSAFTGSDLEVVLRGLDVRHLLLTGVSTSGVVLSTLREAADKDYDLTVIEDCCKDGDEEVYDVLMRKVFPRQAEVIKVNDWIVQQNKN
- the prmA gene encoding 50S ribosomal protein L11 methyltransferase, translated to MQNYLEFNFKISPLQPWNEILMAELIEIGFDSFTEEIDGILGYIQTELFQEEQLKALPIFENENVKIEYSFEEMPNINWNEEWEKNFSPINIDDKVLIRAEFHESVPGMHEIIIQPKMSFGTGHHPTTHLMIQQMMDIDFNGKKVLDMGCGTSVLAIYAKQQGAGDTKAIDIDEWSVENSKENSVRNNVELDIEQGTAENLGKENYDIILANINRNILISDIPTYVSVLNNGGKLLLSGLCFFDVDDILEVCKESGLELKKKLQREEWVSLLLEK
- a CDS encoding SH3 domain-containing protein produces the protein MKTLWTALFLLMLQFFTAQENEVYADGVFGFEENKTQKIFTDRTRVRLDPGVNAQIIDSLYTNQQIMILKKEDGVLKLGERAANWYKISYQKGENTLEGYIWGGNLSVGYRNKNGYDFLFGLSKTIDRKNKEYNEIQKQNIAGIKVMEGNTLIDEVYFDTGRGEELSSASFNVESSHKLQNVEFTLKAMVSGEACGIASYDQYVLFKDKKLITLPQLMNVGDAGAFYHSEEYVFPNDKGGISNAFILKVEDMEVDEKDREKKKSSSKTYLWNGSSYKLK
- a CDS encoding 3-ketoacyl-ACP reductase, whose translation is MNINGKNAIVTGGGRGLGKAVALALANEGVNVAITGRNEENLKMTVEEIKRLGVNSAYAVFSVDNEIQVKAGIESLAEQLGGIDILINNAGIGDFGSIEEMPSETWEQVIKTNLFGVYYAAKAAHPFMKAKGEGDIVNVASTAGLKGGPNMSAYAASKAAVVSLSQSMMAEWRKQNIRVITLTPSTIASDMSIQGGLTDGNPDKVLQPEDFAEWVRDILKMNRRALIANGSIFSTNP
- a CDS encoding calcineurin-like phosphoesterase C-terminal domain-containing protein codes for the protein MPCVLVSAMAFSQASVSGYVYEDSNKNQKKENREKGIEGVAVSNGVQVVLTDRNGRYSLPVQEDQTIFVIKPSGYQTALNANNLPQFYYHHKPKGSPADFKYKGVAPTGDLPKELNFPLYKQNENKNFDILVFGDPQPYTEKELDYFKRGIVNEVKNTKKNAVLGISLGDLVGDNLSLQKPYAEVMKEVGLPWYNVMGNHDMNYDAKEDNLSDETFESNFGPANYSFNYGNVHFIILDDILYPDPRDGKGYWGGFREDQLQFIENDLKLVDKNKLIVISFHIPLEHKNEDSFRNVDRQKLFDFLNPFQNVLLLSAHTHIQQQIFYGKKAGWNGIKELHEYNVGTTCGDWYSGTPDDAGLPTSTMRDGTAKGYSFISFTDNQYKVKYKTAGKPEDYQIKLYIPKVIPSSRTSAKVLANFFMGSKKDKVEYRIDGGKWEEMEYDETIDPNFALSVFKWDSTENILPGRRPSNPEMSKHIWEADFPKKLSLGKHKVEVRAVDMYGNEFSSSEEFEVQNSIQIP
- a CDS encoding SusD/RagB family nutrient-binding outer membrane lipoprotein, yielding MKKIIIHLTLAASVFMLQSCDRTFEEMNTDTSKIKDPSVGSLLAPIQYEMGSYGYNRADDFTFDMMQIALDFPNEGNSYSRYYMDEKSGNGYWNTSYRWLKQVSDLKKYAAKEQNNNYLAISMVLNAWIASNLTDAFGDIPLSEAVRVEENILKPKYDKQKEVYIQLLNDLKTANSLFNTNQALTETDLFYNTNTNSQTGILGWKKFCNSLSLRLLTRILSRNGEVNVYERIQEIVNNPTQYPVFQNNTDSAVLPLSGISPYLPPIARPQDFTAYRAAGEFFVNAMKDNNDPRMSLFFTKAKATSGEDLGYKGAPSGYALGTSFNYQPSNLNQNLAKAPLKILIMTYSEVQFILAELVNKGIIAGNQQTYYETGVKSIIEQWGATVPANYFSNTKVAYDGSLEKIMLQKYISLFFVDHQQWYEFRRTKLPVLPNNGGLQNGGQMPVRFMYPTATKVMNTDNYNAAVQSMGGDNINVKMWWNK
- a CDS encoding MgtC/SapB family protein gives rise to the protein MDILEDLLPILFSVFVGGIIGIEREYQLKSAGLRTMILVTLGACIFTMLSMSLGGPGSPDRIAANIITGIGFVGAGVIFKEENRVSGLTTAVTIWICASLGMTIGAGYYQEAIIGSVVVFLLLIMFKYVQDIIDRISVRYTYQITIPYEDGVVEKYESIFNEHGLKSIRGKQVKSGEKYTIIWRVQGAARKHEVCTKILLNDLSIEEFRF